CATGCGGAACACGCACCCGGAAACTGCCGTGTCACACGCTACCTGTAGGCCCGTCGTACTGTCTCGTGATTGCAGATCGTCTGTCATGGTTTCGCCTCCCGGCAAAAGTGGGTACGAGTCGGGGGATCGTGTAGGCATCTAGTGGAGTCCGGGCAGCCGGTGACGTCCGTGCACTCGCTGACGCCCGTGCAGCCGCTGAGCGACGGTCTCCGGCTGGCGGCGAACGAACGGTCGCTCATGGGATCATCGCGTCCGCGGCGATCGGCGTACTCCAAGAGAGTGGCCATCGAAGCGGGTGGTGACCGGAGTCAGCGACCGTCTCCGAGCTCACCGCGTCGCGCAGTCATTCGGCGACCAGTTCGGGAACGAGCGGCCGAGAGTCGCGCCGGTAGCTCTCGTACATCGATTCCGCCCACTCGCGTGCCTCCGGTGCGCCGGTATCGATCACCACTCGAACCGTCCCGCTCTCGGGATCGTGTCCGCTGATCGCGATGCGTCGATCGAAGATGGCGACGCCGTACGGCGGCAAATCGTCGTGCAATCGGACGGTGAGATTGTCGCTCTCGCGAGGCCCGGAACAGTGCTCGGGGTAGGTCGAGAGGATGTAGCTGGCAATACGCGGTGGATCGATGATCTCCGTCTCCATCCCGTCGACGATTCGACGGGAGAGTTCGTCCCTGCACGGCTCGAGGAGCCCCAGATCGAATCCGACGAATCGAAATCGGTTCGTCTCACGGAGCAGCGACACGAACCGATTCACCGGGCGGTACGGATCGTCGATCTCGGCGACCGTGACGACCGCATCGGAACCGATCTCGATCGGAAATCCGCTCGCCTCGATCGGGAGCCACTGCCAGACGTCGCGGAGCTTCCGTTCCGTTTCGAACCGGTCGATCACGTCTCGCATTCCTGCAGCAACGAACGCGCCTAATTGCGTCGCCTCGTACTGGTGGCCGTCCTTCCGAACCCAGTGGCGGTCTTCGAACGTACGTAGCGTCCGTCGAATCGTCGACTGGGAAACGCCGGTCAACTCCTGGAGATCGGTTCGGCTACAGGGGCGCTCGGTGAGTGCATCGAGCGCAGCCACGCGGTGGTCCGACCGCGCGAGGAACCCGATGTCCTCGAGCGGCGAACCGTTGGCTCTCGAGATCATGATAAATGTACACACGCCAACGGTATAGCTATGCCCCCCGGTATCTTCCGGAACGGAGCGGTAATCGGGACGGGTACGGACGGTTCGATTGCGTCCCCTCTCTGGCTGCACCGGCAGCGTGGGAATCGCGTGGAGACGTATTCCGCGAACGGAGTACGGAGAACGCACCGATTCGAACCACGAGCGATCTATTGACGCGGCTGGCGAGCCTATCGCCGCTCGACAGTCAGTCCGGAGACAACTGGTCCGGAAGCACCTGTCCCCAGACGTACTTGTCCAGAAGCCGGACCGTCATCGGGTCCTCGACCTCGATGCAACAGGAGAGCCGCGGGTAACCGAACCGGACGGCAGCGGCGTCGTGCCAGTGGGTCGGCTCTGGCGCGGGATCGACCTCGACGGTGCAGGTCGAACACAGCCCTCGACCGCCACAGTTGGCGTGGCGCGACACCGCTCCGTAGACCGGGAAGTCGTGCTCGAGCAGCGCGTCCCGAAGGACCGTCCCGGGTTCGACCTCGATAGTCGTTTCAGTATTCCCGTCGATGACGGTAACCGGGATTCGCTCGCTCATAGCAGACAGTACGATCCCGATCCACGTGGGCCTATCGGACGAATCGACTGGCATTGCACGGCAGGGCTCGTACCGATCCAGTCACCAGATCGCCCACTCAAGAGCCACTACGACGGCGGCGAGGAACACGTGTTCGCCGTCGACGACGA
This portion of the Natrinema salinisoli genome encodes:
- a CDS encoding helix-turn-helix transcriptional regulator, with amino-acid sequence MISRANGSPLEDIGFLARSDHRVAALDALTERPCSRTDLQELTGVSQSTIRRTLRTFEDRHWVRKDGHQYEATQLGAFVAAGMRDVIDRFETERKLRDVWQWLPIEASGFPIEIGSDAVVTVAEIDDPYRPVNRFVSLLRETNRFRFVGFDLGLLEPCRDELSRRIVDGMETEIIDPPRIASYILSTYPEHCSGPRESDNLTVRLHDDLPPYGVAIFDRRIAISGHDPESGTVRVVIDTGAPEAREWAESMYESYRRDSRPLVPELVAE
- a CDS encoding 2Fe-2S iron-sulfur cluster-binding protein, yielding MSERIPVTVIDGNTETTIEVEPGTVLRDALLEHDFPVYGAVSRHANCGGRGLCSTCTVEVDPAPEPTHWHDAAAVRFGYPRLSCCIEVEDPMTVRLLDKYVWGQVLPDQLSPD